TCAGGTTTATACACAAATAGCCATTAAGACAAAGTACAATAAATTATTAACCCAGGTTGAGGAAGGAAATGCATAGTGTTGCATTTAGCTGAAATATCCATGATTAAATCAAAAAACATTTTACATATACCACCTCTGAACTTTTATCTATGAAAACTGCCCTTCTATCAACTGATTTGCTCAAATGAAACAAAGTATAGCAATTGACTTCACTTCATATAGTCCTTGTTAAATGTCAACACAAGATAAATTACAAATCTAGCACTGCCGGTTGCAAGAGACAAGATGAATATTTATTGCTCCAGTATTATCATTGAAATCAAAGATGATAAacatatttttgtttaaaaatgggTTTTCCCTTCAATTTCACTATTTTAACATTCAGGACTGAGAACTGGTCTGGGTAAGATGTTCTTTTAAGCTTCAGATAGTCATTGCATTATCACTACCTTGAGGATCACTTCTTTCATACAGGGCACATTaagaacaaagattttttttcctttctccaacATCTCCCCATGCTTTTACAGCACAAAGTTTAAAAGGTGTAATTATTTTGTATTACATGTATAAAAAGctgcaaataaaaatattttacttcAAGTTATTTAGAGAGTCAGAGTTGTATAGCACAAAAGACTTATTTGGCCCACCACATTCATGTCAAACTTTTTCCCCATCCACACCAATGCCATTTGCTCTATCCTTTTGATTTTTTGCTAATTCAAGTACTAACCAAAATGTCTCCCAAATATAATGAACATACAACTCCACCATCTGTTCTCACAGCCAgtcctgtgtttaaaaaaaactgtcccCTCAAATCTTtttcctcaccttaaatctatgcactCTTGATTTTGAAACCCTGATCAtggagtaattaaaaaaaaaagattctgataACCTTcatcttataattttatacagtTATATATGTTCACCCTCAACCTCCTTTGTTTCAGGGAAATTAAGTTCAATCTATCCAAGTCACCAATCTAGGCAACAACCTGGTGAAgctcctctgtactctctcctgCACAACCTTtggtggtgaccagaattgcacataccACTCCAATCTAATTGGTGTTTGTAAAGttgcatttattttctctttaggAAAACTGTTAAACAATTTTACTCCAGTCAAATGCTTTGAGATGACCTAAATATTAAAGGGCTTATGACAACTACTGTGGTGATTGTAGTTGACAGGTATCAGAAAACTCAACATTTGGAAACTCCAACATGGGTAAAAttatactggacaatgaagattttgcttcctgaacacttctgggtgtattttatgatcACAAAAATCAGTTTACAATATTCCACTCGTACCTTTTGTTTTTGTAtagaatctatttttgtgatttcctgtcatattttaattctAGTTCAATCAGACAAAACcaggaagtgcaacatgtcactgaaaattaattttctgcattcgcactttgGACTTTTTCCCCTGCTgtttcttggtgcagtcagtgactaaCATGGCGTAAGTATTCAAAAGGACTTTGTGACCATGGGAAAGcattatcagggcaactggaatccatcaatgctggctgactattgttggtcactgacacaggaggaatcagatgctgggtaccaACAaatatcagtggcaaaacatttttaggtcagtttttttgaactaatgcaatgtgtcagcatcattaaacATTcataattcaataaaagttaaatttaacatttctccaacttcctacatgatacaccaaatctgaaattatctgagttcagcttgaagttgcctatcacAATATTTTTTACAGGAaggtaaaccttttgaaaaattgtTGTCCATTATAGTTGTATCCTCTCATCTATGAATCATCTTGCTGTTGCTTTTGAAGTACTTTTAACaaaactcctcctcctcctcattcaAATCCATGTTGAAACCTGAACCAACAGGTTTTGTAATTGTAGGTAAAATAGTGTTCAGATACTGTTTGAATTCTTACCACTTCAAAATTCAATGGTGCCAAGTATTCCATTAGAAGGTATGCAATTTTAGAATTTAGTTTCCATTCTAAGTTCCTAAATTGATACCGACATTTATATTAGTAAGCCGCTCTGAAAGGATACCTTTTTAATTAATATCTAAAAAAGAGTGGTCTACATCTAGAACAAGATGTCAGAGAAAACTGTGCAAGTGGACAGAATTTTGGCATTCAGAAGGGATTTGGACAGGTATGGGGAGAGGCAAGTTTTGAATGATAGGGACTGAAAAGCAGCAAGTGGGACcatcccagaatgccaacttggtcaatcTTGATTAGTGAGGGCCTGCTCAATGGTGTATCACTCCGAGAAAGACTATCATGATAGGTACATCAAAATGACAAAGTGCTCTGCcccttgccctttcttcccttatcccccacccccccaggcattttattcaggcacatgccaggtttttttttaacctcatacctttaagggctcaagccaaaaacgttggttatatatcttagcCTCATATGCACATTGCAAAACCTGCTGCATTCTTGTGCCATTATTATAAAGAATAGAGTTCTTGCTCAAAGGGCATTGATTCACAGAACATTAGAAACTTCACCACATTAGGGGTAACCGTTTATCTCAATGTCCATACTATTTATGACAGAGCAACCCAGCTCGCCCTACGCTCAGCAACCTTGTAAATTTTTTGTACTCCTATTCCTATCCAGCTCCCTTTGAAAACCACAATTGAATTTATCTTTATTTCTTGCTCTGGCAGGACATTCTTGATCCTAAGTaattatttgaaaaaatataccacgtttccttttttttttttgccaatcacCTTTGTTCTATGCTTCCAAATTTGGATCTTCTCCTCCGCCAAGTTCCTTCAGAATAATTGTGGTAAATATCTATACTCTCTCAAAAGACTTTCCTAAAATGCAATATCCAGTACAGTATTCAGCTGCAACAATAATGCTCTAGCAACATGATCTATAACCACCATTTTGAAATCCTGTATACTTGTAAACATTTCAATGAGGGTTATTTAATTCATGACCATTTAAGTTTCCACTCCACTTGATTTTCAGCTGAACACCAATCACCAGTGAAAATACCATGGATGTCCTTGACTCAAGGACGTTTGCTTTTAACAAGCATATGAGATTTGATGTGACAGGCTACACACTTCCTCAAGCATGTCCTGCCATTTAACATTATAGCTGATATACTTTGTATCCTCAACTCCACTAACTCAACTGATTCCAtaacacttgtttttttttctaaattccaaaAATCTATTTAAACCGTGAAcagatttaataattcaacaaaCCTCTGAGGTAAAGCATTCCAAAAATGCACAAGCTATGATCTTCATTATAGTTTTAAATGGGTGATCATTTCATCATGTGAATCCTTTGCATAATACTCTCAAGTCTCAAATGCACTGTTATATGGAATAATACAATTGTTATTTTTAAACCACAAGATCAATGAGTTTTGTTGTGAATTTTCTTTTTGGGAAAATTGTTTTGGACATCCATGAAATTTCATATTATAGGATCTCTACCATCACCTCAACTACCAAAGCCATCCAAGGTTGCacggcagcacagttggcatagcagttagagcaacgctttcacagagccagagatcaggaccagactggggtttgattcccatactgtctgtaaagagtttgtacattctccttgtatcTCTGCAAGTTTTCTCCAGGGTTCAGTTTCCTagcactattcaaaatgtaccaggggtgtacgttaatggggtgaaaattgggtggcatggattcgtgggccaacattgcctgttaccatgctgtatgtccagatTTAAAAATATGCTTTGTGCTCTAATAAAGTGACAGACTACTTACCAGTACAACTTCACGTAGAAATTTTCTCTTTATCTTGTTACCGCTAGCATGGCAGTCCTCCTTTAGTTTCTCCAGTATACAAGCAACTTTTTCTGATTCACTCTCGATTGGAGTCCGAGAGATTTTATCCAATGGGAGATCAGTGTATCCAAGCACTTCAGCAAATGGCTTCCAACTAGAAATATTTTCAGTGACAATTGCACGAACAGACGAATACATGTATGTCAATTTCTTGATGGGAATAGTAATTTGATTAAGTAGGTTCATGGTTGTAACATTCACATCTGAAAAGTCCATGACCTGCACCTTAGAAATTACCTTCACATTTTTGCAATGCACAAGGCCAACCTTTCCACGCAagaagccaacataccattcttTGGTTCTTGTTTGACCAattactttaactttgtccaatCCAAGAAGGGCAATAGTGTCACCTTTAAAATATTCCAACAAGTATTCAATTTTTGGCTGTCTTAGCACAGGTTTCAGAGCCACTCCATACTTAATAATATTTATCGCTCTCTCCTTAAATATGGGATACTTGACAGATAATTTTTCAGGTGAAGGGATAGGTGTTAATGACTCTTTCAACTTTTGATAACGTCTTTTCACATTTGACTTGGCTGTTGGCCCAGGTGTCTGGACACTGAATTGTGTTATTATATCCTGGTTCGCACTTTTAACCTGAATCCCAAGTTGAAAGGaattaacttctccagtttctgacaTAGACAATGAAAACTGCTGCCGAATTGTTCTGCCCATTGTGAGCAAGTTTCTTTTAATTTGTGTGTTCTGATCACTTTCCTGCACTTCATACTTTGCACCAGTGAGAACAATTGAAAAATGAAGATCTTGTGGTCTATCCAAATGAAATTGATGCTTTCCCCAAAGTTGAAGAACAACTGGTGGCaaatttttattgtttttcttCACATCTGTAAGTTTCTGTGGGATTTCACTGTGACAAAAGATTGTACAAACTACTGTAAAAACTGGATGAATATGTTTGGGACCATAAACTCCAATAGTAATCATTTTGTCAAGATAATCCCATACTGTCAATGCTGGAGGCAGAATAGCTTTTGTTTCAATTGCTGGCACAATATACATGCAAGGACTAAAATGTTCAAGTTTTACTTGCATGATATCTTTGTAAACATAAACATTGTGCACCTTCTCGAAAGGACCCTCTTTATCTTCACTGCAAAAACATAGAATTTCAGTCATAACTTGACTCATAGGATCAGTTTTCACCTCAGCTGTCACCTTCATATCCAAAGAGATAAAATCTTTAGTGTTGAAATTGCTCAATTTTAGTTCCAATAATGGACCAATAGTGGTACAGTAATCATTATTAAGTATCTGAGGTGGTTCAAGCAAGGACTTTATAGCCACTTCCTGGATTTCACCAGGTGCAATGTGACCTTCAGGCACATGGACACTTACATCTGATTCAGGCAAATGAAGTGATCCACCTTTATGGTCCATCTTACAGACAAGATGTGTTTCAATAGCTTGGGTCTGCCCCCATCCAGGATTTTGACTTACCATATCCAAATCAAGGCATGATCTAGTTAACTGTCGATGGCTCAACCATGCCATTTTGTAAGCTTCTCTATCATTTTGAAAAGATTCAAAATTCGGGGACATAAATTGGCTCACTGGACGATTActctgaggaacaacttctttgcTTGAAAAATCCAAAATATCCGAAGCACTTTTCCACCTTCCGTGTTGCTTTGCAAATGGTCTTCCAATATAGATCAGGTTGTCAACGTCTAATCCATCAGCTGAGGAGCCGATAGACTCTGCAGTTCTTGGATTTTCAAACATTAATGGTGGGTTCTCATTTAATGTAGATGGTGGATTTAATATCTTATTGCCACTTTCTTTGGCAATCTCGTCTAAAAATGGGTTCGATCCTGACAGTCCATTCCAAAATGGATTTGTGCTTTGAATATTAGCATGGTTTGGTGGGTCAAATCGTAGGTCACCCCAGCCTTGTAGTAGATCAGAATCTTGTCCACATGAAATTCCTTGAAAGGTGTTGCCATCTATGTTTAAAACAAAAAAGGTCAAAAATTGCAAAATGCcaaaagaaataaaactgattACCAACATGAAAATAGTCATGGGTCATATAGCAAGGGAACAGGACCAGCTTGATCAAGCCAAACAACATTCCCTCCTGCTTTGTCCCACATGCGGCCCATACTCCTCCAATCCTCTTCCAAGCATATCGTTAACCAAGTAATTCTTCAAGGAAGGTAATGCACCCGACTCCACCACATGCTCAGCATCTTCTGAGCAAAGAACTATTTCCTCACATTCCTTCTAAATCCCAGCTACCTCACCTTATAGTTAGGGTCAACAGTACCTACAATAATCTTTGCAGAAGACAACCACATGATATCTGCCTCTGAGGCCAATGTCAGTACATTCTTCAAGAGGGTGGAACCTTGCAAAGCATCAGGCCCCGaaggtgtacctggcagggtatctGTCCCAAGCAATTAGCTGGagtgttcccacctgcttcaaaggtTCATTGATTGTTCACATACCCAAGAAGAGCAATTAACTGCTTCAATGACCATcatccagtagcactcacatctactgtgattaaatgctttgagaggttgctcATGACTGTAACAATCACATCACAGATCATGCAATAGCATTGGCTCtcaactcagctctggatcaccaagGCAACAGCAATGAGTACATCAGACCACTCTTCAACATTataccttcagtgctggtcaagcggctccaaaacctgggcctctgtacTGGAAGGCCACAGACACTATAAATCAGAATTCAACATCTCCTTCTGATGATCAACATAGGCGCACCTCAAAGATACACGCACTGCTCTACTTGTTCTCCACGCAGGGCTAGGCAAAATTCaaatgctgtctacaaatttgGCGATGACACCATGGACATCGttagaatcacagacggcaatgagcaGCATACAAAAGGGAGGCGAATCATTTAGTTGGGTGGtttaacaacaacaaccttgcactcattgtttgcaaaaccaaggagctgattggggacttcaggaaggagaaaaatcaggagaacacaaaccagtcctcattggggGGTCAGAAGTGGAAAGGGTTGTCAACATCTTGAAATATCCATCTTGGTGCAATCACAAAGGTGGCTCACCTGTGGCTATACTTCAAGAGGAATTTGAGAAGAATCGGTAcattaccaaagactcttgtaaatttctatagcggtaccgtggagagcattctgactggttgcatcactgtctgatatggggGTGcccatgcacaggacaggaaaaatcttcAAAGTTGTAAACTGGGTCAGCACCATTATGGCATcagtcctcgatgaagtgaagacatctacaagagacggtgtcttaaaaaagcagcttccatcctcaaggacccatgtgctcttctcattgctaccatcaggaaagaggtacaggtgcctgaagacaaacacccagcagcacaaggacagcttcttcccctctgccatcagattcctgaatggacaatgaatcacagacactacctcactttctgttatttagtttgtatttttttatctaatttatagcaatatttgcactgtggtTTCTGCTGTAAAACAATAAATTTAATGGCATATTCATGTCAATAGGGTGGCACTgttagtgcaatactattacagcaccaatgacctggattcaaattttgcgctgtctgtaaggcatttgtacattctctccatgattGCATGGGTTTTCCGTGGGTGTTACGGTTTCCTTCCACTCCCAAATGAATGGGACGTCAGTTAATTTGGGTGTGACTGGGTGgaaatgggtttaaatggctggaattggctttactgtgctgtaaataaaaaaaaactcggATTCTGATGCCCTCTTATGTTAGAGTCTCCTATTCTATGATACACtgtcactattcaccttatccaagctctttgtgattttaggCACCTCCAGAAAATTCCCCTCTCAATCTCTGACAACTAAATGTTTCCAGATTACATTTTCTCACCATATCAGCTTCCCTAATCCCCATCTTTATAATATCCTTCCTAGAATTTAGCAACCAAATCTTCACACATTCCAAGCATTGTCTCAGCAAATCTTGTGTAACAAACACAACATTCCAACACCTGCATTCAATGTCCCATTCAACCGATGAAGGCAAACATTCCAAATGCTTGTGCGATACTTGTGGTGTCATCTTTAAAGAGTGTGTATCTGCATCCATATATTCCTCTGCTCTATATCAGTCATTAGGGCACTGCTGCCTACAGAGCAAGTCCTGTCCTGCTTCAATTTaccctgaatcagaatttattgccatgaatgtcaattcagtgttttgcggcaacatcctagtgcaaacattcatttcatataaccatcttacattactatagaaaataaaaatagtgcactaaaagtaaggcagtgtctttggtttattgactATTCAAGAATTTgaaggcagtggggaagaagctgtccttgtgtcattgaatgctcatctttaggctcctgtacctttttcctgatggtagcagagtgaagagggcattatttggatggtgggggtctttgaggatggaggctgctttttttttaaagacactgcctcatgtagatgtccttgatggagtggtttggttggtgcctgtgatgtcgcagactgagttaacaaccctctggagtttattctaatTTTCATTATCAAGCCAACTCATCCAGAGGGTGCATTTCAATACATAGTGAGAAATCTTAAAAGTTCTTAAATTCAAGtggatttttaaacaattttaaattCTTATGCATTTAAAAACTGTAAATTGTGTTAATGTAGCTATCTGCTACAATCTATGCCTCTGTAGAGTCTATAGCGCAGGAGaagttatagctgcatgcaggAAGGTTAGATCAGAAAGAacatgctgttcccagaaagaatgacatgaACCCCAGTCAAGTGTAGTTAATACTGAGCTTTATTGGGATCACAGCCCTGCTTTGATTCTCAAGATGAGGGAcgtggtcaaagccccctcagtGCCAATTGATGCATTTGTGATCTGCTTTCCTTGATAGatcagttaggctcctttagttgtggccaacttggcacctccataccaggcagtgatgcaaccagccagaatgttctccatggtacacctgtagaggatTTTggcgacataccaaatctcctcagacacctcacaaagtaaaaCCACTGGAAAGCCTTCTTCTTGAttgcatggaggttccaggaaaaatcctctatgatgttaacacccaggaatttgaaattcttgaccctctctactactgagcctttgatgaggacacggttgtgttctcctgacttctttctgaagtctacagttatctccttggttttgctaatgctgaGCGCAAGCTTGTcctcattacaccattcaacaagctgacctCTCCCTCTTGTAAAATTCCAccgccatttgtgattctgccgacaactatggtgtcatcagcaaactaatGCAGGACGTCACTCTTCTCCAAAACATCCTCTGCACAGTTTCCAATCTGGTCTAGACCCCGCTGCAAACCCAGGTAACCTTTTTCACTCTTTACTGCAATACAGATTTTTGCATCATCAGAAAACTTGCTTATGTTGCTCCAAATATCCTTGCCTAAATGATTTTATTACAAAAAGTGTCTGAGTACTTCACTCATTAGTCCTCTACAACCACTCTCTGGCTCCTTTcactaagaattttttttttttttttataaaccagTTGGCTCTTTGGACTCCTTTCCAGTGTACTTGAGCCATGGGGAACCTTAGCAAACTCTTCATTAAAAACCATAAAAATAACATCCACAACCTTGCCCTCATCCACCCTCTATCATCTCTTCAAAAACATTCTCTCTCTTTGAATCCTCTCCAGCAGTTTCCACAGCACTGATGCCAGACAAACAGGTTTGTAATTACCTGCATTATCCTTACAGGCCGTTTTAAATACTGGCATATTTGCCATCCTCCAGAACTTCTCATGTCCTTAGCAATGAATTAAAGATGTCTGCCCAGGCCTCAATAATTTCTTTCTGACTCCCCACAATGTTCCAAGGTGAGCCTGGTCAGgagctggagatttatccaccttgatacgGTCCAAAATTGCCAAAACCTCTTTCACCACTGATGGGGACATGCTCTAGGTTATTTTTTAGTGACTTCCCTCACCTCCCACTCCTGATCATCTTAATCCACAGTAAGATCTTCCACTCATAATGCACCTCCTGAAAAGGGGACCTGCTCTCTCCCTGTGACCCCTTTGTTCATAATGTTCATTCTCCCATCCATTGGCTGCCAAAGTAATTTCATAACTTCTTTTTGGCCTTACTCCCCTCTTTACTATAGATGTATATTTCTTATACATCTCAAGCAATTCCCTCAAACCTGTATGTTACATACCATATATACTTTGAGAATAGTTctatggaccaatttttcaggtcaaattgggggggtggggggaagagagagagaggaggtgcgtaaacttttacacaggtcatacttgTGACCATGGTACATACCTGttgttcaaggcatcaggagctcggataggTGGGCATCTGTGGCCAAAACTGGGGTGGTTGACTTATTCATGTGTCACATGGAAAATGcatgatttttgggccaaaaaggggagggggttgactattacatgagtatatatgattATACACTCTTTTTCTTCCCAACCTTCACCTCTATATTTCTTGCTAACAGGGGTTCCTTATCTTGCCCTTTACTCCACATTCATCTTCAACCTTTCTTTTTACTTTTAAACACCAGTTATGCTTTTGCCCACCAACATTTGTCTGCTACTGCTGCTTAATCATATTGAAattgtggaagaaaactggaggaCCAGGAGAAAATCAAAGCTGTCacggggtgaacatacaaactccttacagacagtgcaagattcgaacccaaggtccgatcactggtgctgtaacagcattgcgctaactactaGGCCACCCAACTTAAGAACTAGTGTAATCTTTTTCCAATAATTATCTTAAAGCTTGAAGAATTGGGTTCACTGGTCCCCATACTGTTCCCTTACTGATAGTTCAGTTACCTGCCCAGCTTTATTCTCAAGTACAAGGTGAAGTATTGCCCTTTCCCTTGTAGGCATTTTCACAGGAGAAAGTTCTGGACACACAAAGTTCACTTAATGCAATCCCTCAACACTGTGGTATATCCAGACAATGTTGGGGAAGTTTAAATCCTCTACAATAACAGCTTTGTTATTTATACAGACCTTAACAATCTCACTAGATATTTGATCCTCTAGCTCCAGGTGGTGCT
The Narcine bancroftii isolate sNarBan1 chromosome 1, sNarBan1.hap1, whole genome shotgun sequence genome window above contains:
- the macc1 gene encoding metastasis-associated in colon cancer protein 1, producing MAVRTHSPRHTRSRSEGTLIDLDENPSTTQVYLKDGNTFQGISCGQDSDLLQGWGDLRFDPPNHANIQSTNPFWNGLSGSNPFLDEIAKESGNKILNPPSTLNENPPLMFENPRTAESIGSSADGLDVDNLIYIGRPFAKQHGRWKSASDILDFSSKEVVPQSNRPVSQFMSPNFESFQNDREAYKMAWLSHRQLTRSCLDLDMVSQNPGWGQTQAIETHLVCKMDHKGGSLHLPESDVSVHVPEGHIAPGEIQEVAIKSLLEPPQILNNDYCTTIGPLLELKLSNFNTKDFISLDMKVTAEVKTDPMSQVMTEILCFCSEDKEGPFEKVHNVYVYKDIMQVKLEHFSPCMYIVPAIETKAILPPALTVWDYLDKMITIGVYGPKHIHPVFTVVCTIFCHSEIPQKLTDVKKNNKNLPPVVLQLWGKHQFHLDRPQDLHFSIVLTGAKYEVQESDQNTQIKRNLLTMGRTIRQQFSLSMSETGEVNSFQLGIQVKSANQDIITQFSVQTPGPTAKSNVKRRYQKLKESLTPIPSPEKLSVKYPIFKERAINIIKYGVALKPVLRQPKIEYLLEYFKGDTIALLGLDKVKVIGQTRTKEWYVGFLRGKVGLVHCKNVKVISKVQVMDFSDVNVTTMNLLNQITIPIKKLTYMYSSVRAIVTENISSWKPFAEVLGYTDLPLDKISRTPIESESEKVACILEKLKEDCHASGNKIKRKFLREVVLGLLKLDCQGTVIRLLQDVVMLSAAVELSDRWRELAEKLAKLSKPQMDAFEAPHRTRSGEVSQETMWKPAYDFLYTWSIKFGDGYRDVLQELQNALDKMKSPVTRHWRHLTGVLILVNCMEILRAAAFPRYEEE